From the Geotrypetes seraphini chromosome 8, aGeoSer1.1, whole genome shotgun sequence genome, the window ATCTTGCATCAttttctgcaaaacatccaagtcttTATGTATTTCATGCTGCATGGATGCCAAAGTCGCTTTAAGATCCTCAAACCATCCGTGCAGTTCTGTTCACGACACTGGACCCTCAACTCTCCACCAAACTGTTGTTCACATTCAGTAGCTGCAACTCCTCGGGTCACTCGCCTACAGAGCCACTGGTAGCTTGTGTCGGGGAGGCCACATCCACATGGACCGTGGCCTGATATGCAAATGAGCATAAGTCCTGTTTAAGCTTTTTGCCAAGTCGCTGTCTAAGAAAGCCAAAAAAGACTTCCAAACTGCTAATCATAAGCCAATTTTAGCCCAGAGAAGTGGAGCTCTAAAGTCATGCTACCATCGCAGCAGTGACATCACCGAAGTCCCTCTGAACCATCTTTGATGTAAAAGGGCATTGAGTGGGCCAAGTTAGCTTTAAATATCATTTTGTAAAGGCTTGCAGAAAGAACAGCATTCACTTAGGTCTAAGCAGTAAAATGCAAATCACAACAGGTACTCTCACCATTAATAAAAAGGATACAGGTATATTTAGGGATTGTACAGTACTGCTGAGTAAATAGTATTTCATCTCTCTTGTTCAAATAAACTACATATCAGCAATATTCAGTTGAGGGTTAATACCCATGTGCCTTACCTTGGCATCTGTGCTTCTAGTTTTCTCCCATTCTCTGCACATGGAATAATCTGCTTTCCACTGTTGACAGGATGGAGCTTCACCATAGGTATAATAATTATGAAAgatattttttagacttctacAGTGTTTCCATTCATACCAGTAATCCTCACAGGCTCTTGGTGgctagcagaaaaaaaaagaaattaggtaATGGCCAGCAGCTTCtgagaaaataaaatttaacCAGATGTTTGAAAGCGACATCCACCCCCTATGAAGCTCCAAAAATGATCATATTATAGCTAATAAGGTAGAATTTGCTCCCAGATTTCCATATCAGGAATGGCAAAGCTTGGTGGCTAACCCTTGTTTCCTTTCCTCCTGGACACAGTCCCCCATGGGTACTTTTAACACAAGATACTTATTTCCTTAACACAGTTGTTTAACCTGCAAGCCACACTACCTCAAAACAATCTAGGGCTCCAATTCCATTCATTTATGGAGTACCAAAAAATACTTAGTCCTTTTGGCCTGCTGCCCCTGCAGCTAAGTAGCTCCTGCTCACTCACTCTCTCCGATCACCAAGTTCAGACCATTTGTTAGCTTTATGCAGTCTCTACGGATTAGCACCTTGCCCCTTCCCTATTCCCCTCCTTTAAAGTGCACCTCTTTATGCAAAGTCCTTTCTTGTCTAAGGATAGTCTTCTGCTTCTTCCCTGGACTAATTCCATTGCTTGTTCCTCTGGGCTTTCTAGCTTTGGAGGTAACATTGGGAACCTCTCACCtgctgcccttttctctctccagGGTTGTAGCTTATATTGAGACTTTTCTCAGGA encodes:
- the C8H22orf39 gene encoding UPF0545 protein C22orf39 homolog isoform X2, whose product is MDAERSWRPPRACEDYWYEWKHCRSLKNIFHNYYTYGEAPSCQQWKADYSMCREWEKTRSTDAKDALQQSEKNRLLEKQKHDSVWNNRKNPPKDWNIPLDQGKPKQ